One genomic region from Candidatus Dormiibacterota bacterium encodes:
- a CDS encoding polysaccharide deacetylase family protein — translation MPARRGSRLARRPPRRRAALLVGGLGLAALLALSGGLRDVVSPAPAASLPGTAAPPPAPPPLDEEAPDATLPPLTPEPAAGAGRRAAPVGVPPSGPHLDVPILLYHYVRTNPRPADRAGFRLSVTPASFAAQVALLRAGGAHTVSLAQLVRALHGLDQLPSHPVVLTFDDGHADFAATVAPLLAAQGMTATDFVVSGFLGRPDYMSAVQVRQVAAMGMTVGAHTVSHVDLTRLPPAIALAQIELSRQRLQELTGASVDDFAYPYGRRNLDVERMVARAGFRDAVSTTGGELQYLSQRFELRRLSVTGLDTLASFAAKVRLAVPRTPAAAAPAGADPIPAGGPEPGGLRMRRR, via the coding sequence ATGCCGGCCCGGCGCGGGTCACGACTCGCTCGACGTCCTCCCCGGCGGCGCGCCGCCCTCCTCGTCGGAGGTCTCGGCCTCGCCGCGCTCCTCGCCCTGAGCGGGGGGCTTCGCGACGTGGTGAGCCCGGCGCCCGCCGCCTCGCTCCCCGGCACCGCCGCACCGCCGCCGGCACCGCCGCCGCTCGACGAGGAGGCGCCCGACGCCACCCTCCCGCCGCTCACCCCGGAGCCGGCGGCGGGGGCCGGCCGCCGGGCGGCGCCGGTCGGGGTGCCGCCGTCGGGGCCGCACCTCGACGTGCCCATCCTCCTCTATCACTATGTGCGGACCAACCCGCGCCCGGCCGACCGGGCGGGGTTCCGGCTCTCGGTGACCCCGGCGAGCTTCGCCGCCCAGGTCGCCCTGCTCCGCGCCGGGGGCGCCCACACCGTCTCCCTCGCCCAGCTCGTGAGGGCGCTGCACGGCCTCGACCAGCTGCCCAGCCACCCGGTGGTGCTCACCTTCGACGACGGCCACGCCGACTTCGCCGCCACCGTCGCGCCCCTGCTCGCCGCCCAGGGGATGACCGCCACCGACTTCGTGGTCAGCGGCTTCCTGGGGCGTCCCGACTACATGTCCGCGGTCCAGGTCCGCCAGGTCGCGGCGATGGGGATGACCGTCGGCGCCCACACCGTCAGCCACGTCGACCTCACCCGGCTGCCCCCGGCCATCGCCCTCGCCCAGATCGAGCTGTCCCGGCAGCGCCTCCAGGAGCTCACCGGCGCCAGCGTGGACGACTTCGCCTACCCCTACGGCCGCCGCAACCTCGACGTCGAACGGATGGTCGCCCGGGCCGGCTTCCGCGACGCCGTCAGCACCACCGGCGGCGAGCTCCAGTACCTGTCCCAGCGCTTCGAGCTGCGCCGCCTCTCGGTGACCGGGCTGGACACGCTGGCCAGCTTCGCCGCCAAGGTGAGGCTGGCCGTCCCCCGGAC
- the queF gene encoding preQ(1) synthase — protein MHPTDDEPYGTRMIREARLEAFENRRPDRDCTILFTLPEFTCLCPRSGFPDFATLHIRYVPGPRCVELRSLKLYINGFRDRAVFHEDVVNVVLDDLVGLLEPRYCEVVGDFNVRGNIHTVVRALHRAPDWTGEPLPWWRAADATDGFSPPSR, from the coding sequence ATGCACCCGACCGACGACGAGCCCTACGGCACCCGGATGATCCGCGAGGCGCGGCTCGAGGCCTTCGAGAACCGCCGCCCCGACCGCGACTGCACCATCCTCTTCACCCTGCCCGAGTTCACCTGTCTGTGTCCCCGATCGGGATTTCCCGACTTCGCAACCCTCCACATCCGCTATGTCCCCGGCCCCCGCTGCGTGGAGCTGCGGTCGCTCAAGCTCTACATCAACGGCTTCCGCGACCGCGCGGTGTTCCACGAGGACGTGGTGAACGTGGTTCTCGACGACCTCGTCGGCCTGCTCGAGCCCCGCTACTGCGAGGTGGTGGGCGACTTCAACGTGCGCGGCAACATCCACACCGTGGTGCGCGCCCTCCACCGCGCCCCGGACTGGACCGGGGAGCCGCTGCCGTGGTGGCGCGCCGCCGATGCGACCGACGGATTTTCGCCACCATCCCGTTGA